CATAACGTATCTGAAAAATTCAGACTGGCAGAAAATTAATATTTATTAAATCCGCTTTTCCTAATCTTTGTGTAGAAAATTGGAATCTGTGTATTACACGAAACTTGTAGATCAGGAACTTATTTTAAAACtcattttcaaattttcaatttgGGTTTTCATTTTGAGAGATGTGGTGATTTCAAATCGTTGTGTATGTTTGTCCAAAATAATAGACGTGATATTGTTatgttgtcgatgttttaggaaggTTCCAAAATTTTCTAGAATCATCTaggtgtttccttattttggtatagctagaggtttcatgttttagttaaactcaaggtttcctttgttagttatgtttaggtttcctagtataactcatatacttggaagacaagtttgtaacctatataaataggtgtacaagtcttaagaaaaaaaaatatacaacacAATTAagagaagagttctcataactagagaatttCAGGGTTTAGAATGTTTGGTTCATAGagaattgtttagggtttgtgaacagCATCCTGCTGGTCATAGTTGTGGTTTATTCTCTATAATTCGTtctataataagagttgatcgtagccgtttgtggacgtaggcatattgccgaaccacgttaaatcttgtgtctttctttgtttcgtttagtgcatcttatttctgttttctttagttctacgttgatccaaagaactattagtgtcttgtgaggttaatcctaaggaattaatcctaacaagtggtgcggtgagcgtggagaggatcatagttggaagtgaagatgtctagttctacatcaagtggaagtttttcgaaggtgcatggatttgatattatcaaaTTCAACTGGAAGAATAATTTTACATCATGGCAAACTGATGTTAAAGATATTCTTGTTAGTATGAAACAAATCAAAGCAATCAAGGACAAACCAGCAGCGTTACCAAAGGAATTGAGCGATGAGAAGTGGGATGACCTTGTTTTGGAGGCGTGTTCAACTATTCGGTTATGTTTGTCAAGGGATATCACTCATAATTTTTCGAGTGAAACCTCTGCAAAGGTGTTGTGGGATAAGTTAGAGAAGCTCTACTTGCAAAAGGATTTGACTTTGGAGCTTTACTTGAAGCGCATGCTTCATGTATTTCGGATGGCTTCAGGTAAGCCTATGGTTGATCATATTAACGAGTTTAATAAGATCTGTTCTGATTTATCTAACATCAGTGTGAATATTTATGATATGGACAAATCTAtgatattattatgttctttgACTCCATCGTATGATGCTTTCGTTGACTACTTGCTGAGTGTGAAAACAGAAGGAGACAATAAGTTGGTTTTCGATGATGTGGTCGCTGCTTTACAAGATAAGGCATTAAGGAAACAAGAGTTAAGCGATGAAGCACAAGCCGAGGGTTTGTTTGTTGATAGAGGAAAGAATAGTAATAAGAAGCAGAAGTCGAAGAATTGTTTCAAGAAGAACGATATTGAGTGTTATTATTGTCGTAAAACTGGTCATATTAGGGCTGATTGTCTCAAGCTTAAAGCAAGAGATGAGAACGTGAGCAATCAGATTCGAAGAATGTTGTTGCTTCGGTTGCGAAAGGCAGTGAAGTTTTAGAAGACCCAATGTGTGGTTTTGATGAGTAAGTGTTAATcgttatatcaaagagttatctcaATGATGGTTGGATGCTTGATTCTGGTGCTTCGTATCATATGTTTCCTAGTAAGGATTGTTTCACCACTTATAGAGAGGTGAATGGTGGTACTGTTATGATGGGAAATTCTAATGCTTGCAAAAAAGTTGGAGTTGGTACGGTACAGGTTCGTTCGCATGGTGTCGTGACAACACTTTCAGAGGTTAGACATGTTCCAGATTTGAGAAAGAGTTTGATTTCGTTAGGAATACTTGAATCTCTTGGATACAAGTATGTTGCTGAATATGGATTCTTGAAGGTATACTACGATGGTAGTTTGAAGATGACCGGTGAAAGACATGGTAATTTATATCTCTTACAAGGAGATATagtttgtggtggagctatggtttctcAATCAATTGATGAGAAATAGGTGGAGTCAACACGTTTATGGCATATGCGTCTTCGGCATATGAGTGAGAAAGGTATGTCCGTGTTGAGTAGTAAAGGCTTGCTTGGAGGTGAAAAGACTTGCAAGCTTGATTTCTGTGAGCATTGTATCTTCGGGAAGCAATGTAGGAGCAGTTTTGGTACCGTTGTACATCAAACGCAGGGTATGTTAGATTACATCCATTcggatgtttggggtccctctcGTACAATTTCTAAGGGAGGTGCTAGGTGGTTCGTGACCTTTATCGATGACTTTTCGAGGAGAGTTTGGCTTTACACCATGAAGCATAAGAATGAAGTCACcgaggtgtttaagaagtggaagaccatggtagagaaacaacttAGTCGTGTGATTAAGTTCCGATAATGGCGGTGAATACATCGAAGACCCATTGAAGGTGTTTTGTGAGGAACAAGGTATCGTTAGGCACTTCACAGTCAAGGATacaccacagcaaaatggagTAGCGGAGAGAATGAATCGAACGTTACTTGAGAGAGCACGGTGCATGTTGTCAAACGCAAGTTTAGACAAGATTTGGTGGGCTGAAGCAGTTAATACGGCGTGCTATTTAGTGAATcgatcaccatcaacaactattaaGTGTAAGTCACCTATGGAGGTATGGACCGGTAATCCCGTCAATTATTCTAATTTAAAGGTGTTTGGTTGTCCAACCTATTTTCATgtgaaagaagataagttgggtgTTAGGGCTAAGAAAGCAATTTTCGTAGGTTATCCATTAGGTGTTAAGGGGTATCGGTTATGGCGCTCGGAACTGAATAAATTTATTATCAGTCGTGATGTGACCTTTAATGAGAAAGCGATGCTTGATTCAAAGAAGTTCACTGATTGGGACTCTCAAATTGAAAGTGAGAGTAGTAGCGGTGTTGAAGATGATTCGATGCAGGTGGAGCAAAGGGTTCCTAGTTCATctactatagaagaagaaaaagaaactattgtagaagatgaagttgtgtttgatgttcctAGGGAGGAATCTACACAACAACAAGTTGATAATATTCCGTCCTTGACGTCTCAACGTGAGAGACGTGCACCAGTCCGTTTTGGTTTTGATGAGTTTGCATCTTATGCATTTTATGTTTTTGAGGATGAGTCGTTTACCTTTGAGGAGGCAATGAGTAATACTCATGTCGTTGAGTGGAAAACAGCCATGGATGAGGAGATGAAGTCTCTTCACAAGAATCGCACTTGGGAGGTTGTTAAGTTGCCTAAGGGTCGAAAGAAGATTGGGTGCAAGTGGGTCTATGCGGTAAAGGATGGAATTCCAGATTCTAAGGGTGTCGTTAGTGGTGTACGATACAAAGCAAGGTTGGTATCTAAGGGATATGCACAAAGGGAAGGTGTGGATTATAATGAAGTTTTCTATCCGGTTGTTAAACATACTTCTATCCGAGTCCTTTTAGCATTTGTGGCGCAGTTTGACTTAGATCTCGAGCAATTAGATGTCaaaacaacattcttgcatggaaatttggaggaagacatttatatgtcacagcctattggttatgaagttgctggtaaggaagattatgtgtgtcgacttgagaaatcattgtatggtttgaagcaatcgccaagacaatggtacaagagGTTTGATACATTTATGTTGCAGCAAAAGTATACTCGTAGTAAATACGATCAGTGCGTGTACTTTAAGAAGTTTCCAGATGgaagttttgtttatcttttactcTATGTGGATGAAATGCTCATAGCTGCAAAGAGAAAGTCAGAAATTGATGTTTTAAAGAAACAATTGAGTTTAGAGTTTGAGATGAAGGATTTGGGTCCAGCTAAGAAGATTTTGGGTATGGAGATTACTCGAGACAGATCTAAGGGAAATTTATGTCTTACTCAGAAATCCTATCTTGAGAAGGTTCTTCGTTGCTTTGGAATGCATAACTCCAAAGCTATTAGTGTTCCAATTCCGCCTACAGTTAAGTTATCAAAACAGTTGTGTCCGACTACAACTGAGGAGAAAGAGTTTATGTCAAAGGTTCCCTATGCTACTGCGGTAGGTTCTTTGATGTATGCTATGGTTTGTACTCGTCCGGATATTTCACAGGTAGTTGGTTTAGTTAGTCGTTATATGGCTAATCCTGGAAGACCACATTGGTATGCGGTGAAGGGAATTTTGAGATATATTCAAgggaccttggatattggtttagtgTTTGAGAAGGAGCAGAATTTGAAGGTCTGTGGATTTGTTGATTCTGATTATGCGGGTGATATGGATAAGTGTCGTTCTACTTCGGATTATTGTTTTACATTGAGTGGAGGACCTATCAGTTGGAGGTCTATGTTACAACCAATCGTAGCTTTGTCTACTACGGAGGCAGAGTATATTGTTGTGCCGGAGGATGTTAAGGAAGCATTATGGCTTCGTGTTTTAGTTAAAGACTTGGGGATTATACAACCTAGTGTTGTTGTGAATTGTGATAGTCAAAGTGCTATTTATTTAGCTAAGAACCAAGTTTATCATGCACGCACCAAGCATATTGATGTTCGTTATCATAAGGTACGAGAAGTTGTTGATAACGGATTCGTACAACTATTGAAGGTTGATACTGAAGATAATCCAGCAGACATGTTGAGGAAAGTCGTTCCGAAGGTCAAGTTTGAGAGGTGTCTCAGCTTGATCAATACTGCTCGTTGTTGAGGCCCTAGGGGCATTGGAGGCTACGGTTAACTTGTGAAGATCAAGCTCAGTTTGGTGGAAATATCggcaaggtggagaattgttatgttgtcgatgttttcggaaggttccagaattttctagaatcatctaggtgtttccttattttggtatagctagaggtttcctgttttagttaaactcaaggtttcctttgttagttatgtttaggtttcctagtataactcatatacttggaagacaagtttgttacctatataaataggtgtacaagtcttaagaaaaaaaatatacatcacaattcagagaagagttctcataactagagaattttagggtttagaacgttTGGTTCATATAGAATTGTTTAGGGCTTGTGAACAGCATCCTGCTGGTCATAGTTGTGGTTTATTCACTATAATTCGTtctataataagagttgatcgtatccgtttgtggacgtaggaatattgccgaaccacgttaaatcttgtggctttctttgtttcgtttagtgcatcttatttctgttttctttagttctacgttGATCCAAAGAACTATTAGTGTCTTCTAAGGCATTAATCCTAACAGATACTTGAGATTAGAAATGTAAGAAACTATattaaaaatcatgttttgattttatactTCATACTAttgttttggtaatgaaaaaATAAGATTATTGTTAGCAATCAAACTAGTTCTCCccatatgtttgataaaatgcctcATAGAAAGTTATAACTATATGTATGATGTTATAACTATACAACTTtgaatatttgtttgaaaattaagagaaacttggagtgctatgtttcatttgattttcaagtattatgtaagtgcataccttacttattttttgtttgaaatgcTCATGTGtacatgattgtgacaggtgaaaattcacttatttgagcaagtttttattttccaatgaaataaaaattacgggagattaatcgatgtgaggagcaatggggttgctgatttctttgttggttggaaaagaatggacaatggtttataaccaattgagTTTTAAAAGAAATTTAGGTATGTTTGATAAACTATTTGTAGTTGTTGTTGTGATCAAATAATggcattctaaattgaataaattgattgttcaatcttagaataaactttagggaaacaagatattgagaattattgtgtatgacaataaacatgtgactcatataagtttggaacttatgagatggaAATTTGATATgaaaccaaaaccgaaataattagaaaccAAGTCAAAataaatgtgaatatcaactctcactaAGAAATGAACATAACATTGATTATGAGATTATTTGTTATTCTTGCACGGCATTGCAAGGATACTTATTAACAACACTTTTCAAGCTtagttaatgtgaattgtggatacagtgagaggttggtatatattggtgttttacaccatgtttgttttgatagatTATGGTTCAAAATTTGAACCGAATTTTTGAAAGAAATTGGTGTTGAGATATACTTACATCTctaggattttcggtattggtATGGTCTCAAAGTTTACTTCGGGAAGAACCAttttattaaaaatgttcatatttccgaaatgagaaagaattTAGTTTCCCCATATCTTGTTATTAACAAGATTGAGATTCtaaatttgttgaattttatCATTGCACTACTACAAATGATAGGTTATGGATAAATTTTTTGAATATAATATTATAATTTAATCATaacatgaattgaattttgaataaTTGAAATACGAATTTTTGTCATGCTTTTAAGAATTCAATGAGTTAGTGATATatatgagcatgttatattttcttatgaacttggtgaattttgagtaacatgtatgtaataatcttacctaactcataaagcatgtacattttcaaatcttacgcaacttgcaatgatattggatgaaataaaatatttgagaattttataaagatgcttCAAGTAACTTGTCCtgatatcaaatatgatttttGAGTAGTGAATATTAAGCAATGTTGCTTtcaagaaaattgtttgaatttttctctatattgtgcaaaacgttttgggtttagatcattGATTTATTAGTTTTTTCACAATTGTTGGgatctttggatattgttttgaaattcttgtttgagtccaAAAATAGCGGGGGTTCCATATATGTTTTACCAACTTTGATTTAaattagaggaactagaaaaatgaaggtgacaagtaattcactaagaatgaacttagaaaagcatatatagtgagactaaattgtagtcatggatattttgttgcttataatttTGAAGATAACTTCTCATAGAAAGTAACTTTGTTCTTAAAAAATTaatctttggaaaaataaaatcgtgagcctattgtttttagaAGCAAACAGAAAATTGTTAACCCTTGCATTCATGTCGCTAAATAACTTACATGattgttttgttgatgttgtttctacaatgtatgatttgttatagtcataagtagaaatatatactttttTGTATGTTAAAGATGAGAATTTGCGTAGACCAAGCATGAAAAACTTTTTAGTTTCTACAAGAACATAACGCAAAGTTAGATAAGCCATCATATATATATTCTGAAACAACTTTGAagcaattaaaagaaaaaaaattgtttacttgattagtttgaatgatttcagaattgatgaatgTGAAATGCACAATACACTTTGTTTTGTGTGCATAAGTGAtttgttgaatttttattctaacttataggatgaaaatgaaattgagaacatgcttagtttactatttgacatgaaagacttgagtgaagatggtgtatgtttttgaaatgaattttctttttctttggatctatttcatttcaatgaaaatgGAATCTTAAATAGAGATAAATATATATAGCCTGACTGTAAataagttttcactcatttggtttagtgctaatgcttttgagattgtgtttgatagcactagacatgagtatagTAGCTCAGTATGTTTttttgctacgtgattgactatatataagtattttttgtgTAGTGAGGGTTTAATATATTACTTCTgtagtgggggttttatattcggatttaccaatcctagtatggaaaattggtaaaattttgagaaggttatgaggtgtttcaaacacaccTTATAACTAAGAATACcctatctaaatggttaccgcaatcttttaaggatattgcgaagctgattggacatcctttcagttAAATCCTTTGAGGAATGGAGCGATCTGATCCTCTAAAACATAGGGGAAtagacatattaatccaatgtgatagtacgCGGCTATTGCAAGAATTGAGAATACATGCAACGACAACTATAAGagttgatattatgagaatggatTATATAATGTCTGAAAATAGTTTCCACTAGTCCTTTGACGAACggattgataagaagatgtgaatacatcttagggatgaggttgatgctcattgagattgagtcatttatgatggatacccaacctagaaataggttcaaagggactagacgaattCATGGAtgatatggagatgcgagaatcatgcttttgaagaattcatcccacaACATGACATCCTGAAACGAGtaaaggttgagtttaattttcaattttaaaattttaaactcttaatgatgtttatatctctatttagagtgtgGTACattcaggagtactcttgatagactcgcctatatgaatgtgaaagtgtggccgttttctatgagaatatgggcagttctctacatcaatcattaaactgggatacaagcgcAGGGCCGTAATGTGATGGCTTTAGACTTTATactagtatagtcgtgtgtgttgagtaatctttttatctcctagagttcaagacttatgttcactctatggtcagattttaagagagcctattaacactacgtaaaggttcaagtcgtgagacacctttgcttatgcacaactctgttcgttcttgctcaatgttttaaaaatataagtgggggattgttggaaatatattttcaaaacataaatttattccCAATCAATATGTTGTTTATAGCCTTTATTGAAAGAAACTAatttttgttataattaatttgaccgtttcatatttttagttttaatagtgttaactacaccattataactttgagagtttcattttgtggtttttaatggtgttaactcaaccataataacattttcatgaacatttaattgttttgaaactcttgactataaatcaaatttttggttggaaaaataattagagagagatttttcttttatgttttggtgttaaaaagaacttggagagttgttgaaatcctttttgttgtggagagtttttcttttatgacttgagtttacaaaagaaaagacttttagggaaagaaaaataagtatgtgaacatctcttatttttctaaatgaatttctgagcaagaatgaagtgtaaaagtttcacatcctctcaccgtgcaagagcgATTGTGTATGAGACTGATCTCGACTGTTTTATCCTGGGAacgacgcgccattgaagaactgcttgcacaatcttgggcagagcagcgaaacgtcttaaagatagcgacctagtccgcaaCTCAGTCATAACGTtgtttgtttcgtgtttgattttatttgttgtgcaggcacaattcggcaattgttccaacaacaaTTCTATTTTTGTCGATGATTGAATATGTAAACATACAACCAATCAGTTATGTAAACCATAATCATATTGCTAACAGATGTAGATGACACAAGTTATTAGAtattaaaaaacaaacaaacgaaCAAACTTAAACAAAATCTCTAGTAATAATGTATTTAGTTTTATTGTTAGGAGACATTTTCTTCTCTGTGTGTTGATTTTTCCTACTTTTTACCTTCATACCAAAAGATTTCACTGAAAGAAAACAGCTCATGTGTGGGATTCCTTGGCACTCGCCCAATCTATAATCTTCCTCCACAAGTACCTTGAGAGATTCCGTTTTCTTGTCATAACAAGAAATACCCCTTTTTGCTACCCATATTAGGACCTCATTATTCTTTGTGAGGGCAAACGGTTCATGCAACTCATTCACGTCAATAACTGAAGATGGTATACGAAATTCCAAAATCCAGCTCCAAGATTGGGATCCCTCTTCAACATCATCGATTTTTTTGTACGACCATATATCCATGTCCTTGCCAAATACATAATAAACAAGACACATACGCCCACCCAACACCCTCATTTGATACAAGATTTTCTTCTTCCGATACAAGGCTTTGTCACTAACATCAAGACATTGTGGTATGGTTGGGAGCACTCGGAATTCTTCATTTAACAAATCGAATGCCACGATTTTTGCTTGCTCGTAATCCAACCAATAGATTGTTCCATTTGCAAGGACACCCCTTCTGGAGATTGCGTAGGTTATTTCTCCAATACTTCTCCACCCACTGTCACTCCCAAGTGTGTATATCTCAACAGATCCTTTGCTCGTGATGGGCATATCAGAGTACTCTCTATCTGGATAATGGATTCGAATAACCTTAAATTTGTTGTTTGAAGGATGGTAGCCAAATCCGCTCACAACAAAACCCTTCTTATGTTTGATTCGTGGAAGGTTGATGTACTCGGTAGTTATAGGGTTGCAGATGTAAACAGGATCTAGGACTTTGTGATGGGGCACACGAatacataccagaccattgcacGAACCAACTATGTGATCTATGAAAAAACATTGCAAGGAACCTTGCCAATTAATGCCAGGATGAATGATCTTCGTCAGACTTTTGTGTGGAAACTCCTCACCAGAATTAGCTTTATCATATATTTCATCATAACTGCCATAGTAAAGTTCAAGATTCCTTTTGGAGGGTGTCCGAATCAAGAAAAGAAGACCCACTTTTCTATGTGAGAGAAGCTTCTCCCAAGTTTTGCAAACAAGTTTGCAGTTCAAAAGCGGATCCGGAGGAAGACGAGAAAAGATCTCCATTTTTATATCAACAGGAAGCTCCTCCATCAAtcaatatatcaaaaaaaaaaaaaaaaggattttaaaaaaaaaaaagaaaatagcaTACATAAACCAAAACAGACAAGTAATTAGCATAAAAAACAGGACTTAGATTGAAACTTGTTACTGCGACCGAGCCACCAGAAGGAAAAAAATTAAGAATTCCTTCAAGCCTAGACGACTTT
This is a stretch of genomic DNA from Papaver somniferum cultivar HN1 chromosome 1, ASM357369v1, whole genome shotgun sequence. It encodes these proteins:
- the LOC113280288 gene encoding F-box protein At3g07870-like, with amino-acid sequence MEELPVDIKMEIFSRLPPDPLLNCKLVCKTWEKLLSHRKVGLLFLIRTPSKRNLELYYGSYDEIYDKANSGEEFPHKSLTKIIHPGINWQGSLQCFFIDHIVGSCNGLVCIRVPHHKVLDPVYICNPITTEYINLPRIKHKKGFVVSGFGYHPSNNKFKVIRIHYPDREYSDMPITSKGSVEIYTLGSDSGWRSIGEITYAISRRGVLANGTIYWLDYEQAKIVAFDLLNEEFRVLPTIPQCLDVSDKALYRKKKILYQMRVLGGRMCLVYYVFGKDMDIWSYKKIDDVEEGSQSWSWILEFRIPSSVIDVNELHEPFALTKNNEVLIWVAKRGISCYDKKTESLKVLVEEDYRLGECQGIPHMSCFLSVKSFGMKVKSRKNQHTEKKMSPNNKTKYIITRDFV